From the genome of Clostridium sp. BNL1100, one region includes:
- a CDS encoding FtsW/RodA/SpoVE family cell cycle protein, which translates to MTKKLRMFQFLIYVFLFFGFLNLGVLKKPFDPKAGIFFGILVVIIALTTWILKRFYPMGDRIIFLLSMLLCSIGIIMLYRLNIKLATKQLGWLLLGILAFLFVVLFLKRGLSQFARLKYVFLAGTIMFMSMATFIGYEILGAKNWVRIGPMSFQPSEFGKIFLILYLASALSNVNTRKKLIEPGIVISISLGFMVIQRDLGTALIIFAVAVTMVYLATSKKLYVLVSLGLFASGGAASYAMFDHIKRRIMIWHNPWPYVYNESYQLVQSMYAIATGGLFGRGLGMGHPGYVAVNESDFIFSVICEEMGLLMGFAILILHFLLFYRSIRSAIHAENNFSKLLTAGLSVMIATQTLVIVGGVTGFIPLTGITLPFVSSGGTSLLISFLSLSIIQKVSEGED; encoded by the coding sequence ATGACTAAAAAGTTAAGGATGTTTCAATTTTTAATATATGTATTTCTATTTTTCGGATTTCTGAACCTTGGTGTGTTAAAAAAGCCCTTTGACCCAAAGGCAGGAATATTTTTCGGTATATTGGTTGTAATTATAGCGTTGACTACATGGATACTTAAAAGATTTTATCCCATGGGAGACAGAATAATATTCCTTTTATCTATGCTGCTATGTTCAATAGGAATAATTATGCTCTATAGGCTCAATATCAAGCTTGCTACAAAGCAGCTGGGATGGCTTTTATTGGGTATTTTAGCTTTTCTTTTTGTAGTACTTTTCCTTAAAAGAGGACTTAGTCAATTTGCCCGGTTAAAATACGTCTTTCTGGCAGGAACGATAATGTTCATGTCTATGGCAACCTTTATAGGATATGAAATACTGGGTGCTAAAAACTGGGTTAGAATCGGTCCCATGAGCTTTCAGCCTTCGGAATTCGGAAAAATATTTCTGATACTATACCTTGCAAGTGCCCTTTCAAATGTAAATACCAGAAAAAAACTTATAGAACCCGGCATAGTCATTTCAATATCGCTGGGCTTCATGGTAATTCAGAGGGACTTAGGAACTGCACTTATTATATTTGCAGTAGCTGTTACAATGGTGTATCTTGCAACCTCCAAAAAACTGTATGTATTAGTTTCACTGGGACTGTTTGCATCGGGTGGGGCAGCAAGTTATGCGATGTTTGATCATATAAAAAGAAGGATAATGATATGGCATAATCCTTGGCCCTATGTCTATAACGAGAGCTACCAACTGGTGCAGTCCATGTATGCTATTGCTACGGGAGGACTGTTCGGGAGAGGTTTGGGAATGGGTCATCCGGGTTATGTTGCAGTTAATGAATCGGACTTTATTTTCTCTGTAATATGCGAAGAAATGGGCCTGTTAATGGGTTTTGCCATATTGATCCTGCATTTTCTGCTTTTCTACCGTTCAATAAGAAGTGCGATACATGCAGAAAATAATTTTTCAAAGCTTCTCACCGCAGGACTCAGCGTAATGATTGCAACCCAAACTTTAGTTATTGTGGGGGGAGTAACAGGTTTTATACCGTTGACGGGAATAACACTTCCCTTTGTCAGCAGCGGAGGAACTTCCTTATTAATCAGTTTTCTTTCTTTAAGTATTATTCAGAAAGTTTCGGAAGGTGAAGACTGA
- a CDS encoding FHA domain-containing protein, whose translation MDFSSLSVVFRIVLVVLIFIIILYALKIISKDLKRGKPGKNLGWKLRIEYSADKSSLEDGEIVPIGSKLTIGRNKNNQMVLPSRAVSNFHAKIYFEDGRYMLEDLDSTNGTFVNGNRVDKKSLQPGDEIRISETVFTVTDDD comes from the coding sequence CGCTTTCGGTAGTATTTAGAATAGTATTGGTTGTTTTAATTTTTATAATAATTTTATATGCATTAAAAATAATATCCAAAGATTTAAAAAGAGGCAAACCCGGAAAAAACCTCGGATGGAAGCTGAGAATAGAATATTCTGCTGATAAGAGCAGTCTTGAAGACGGAGAAATTGTCCCAATCGGCAGTAAGCTCACCATTGGAAGAAACAAAAATAATCAAATGGTTTTACCTTCGAGAGCTGTTTCCAACTTCCACGCAAAAATTTATTTTGAGGACGGCAGGTACATGTTGGAGGACCTGGACTCCACAAACGGCACTTTTGTAAACGGCAACAGGGTAGATAAGAAAAGTTTGCAGCCGGGTGACGAAATCAGAATCTCAGAGACGGTTTTTACCGTAACAGACGACGATTAA
- a CDS encoding penicillin-binding protein 2, translated as MDNLTNNIKRIMIIFLVVFFVLISYLAYFTLVKGPEIVTRPDNRRMWDIRNKVVRGTIYDRNGKELSVSEKKSNSSDYKRVYNGGAVTAHTLGYYDPQYGITGLENLYDSYLSSNISASLLAWIGNGFKEVNKKGDDVYSTLDYQLQKTAYDALGSSKGSVVVLKVDTGEILAIVSKPSYDPNNLNKNWETLVKSKNVPLLNRSVSGLYPPGSTFKVVTAVSALENIEGIKNETFNDKGKLNLGGGYSLSNDHGEVLGKINLETALVKSSNVFFGNLGIRLENDLYKTAQDFRFNKDTPSDGIIIDKSRFPKYKTYEKGNMAQSGIGQAEVLATPIQMALIAQTIANDGVMLKPTLVNKITDYNGNTIQSLKSSEVEQVTSAEYASDIRKYMREVVSKGTGTRAQVSGIQVGGKTGTAQHIESKTPHSWFIGFAPYKNPQIAIAVIVEEGGYGGVAAARISQKVMSRYFHK; from the coding sequence ATGGATAATTTAACTAATAATATAAAACGTATAATGATAATTTTTCTGGTTGTATTTTTTGTTCTCATAAGTTATCTGGCTTACTTTACCCTTGTTAAGGGCCCTGAAATAGTTACAAGGCCTGATAACAGAAGAATGTGGGATATCAGAAACAAGGTTGTAAGGGGAACCATATACGACAGAAACGGAAAGGAACTTTCCGTCAGTGAGAAAAAGTCCAACAGCAGCGATTACAAAAGGGTATATAACGGCGGTGCAGTCACAGCTCATACATTGGGATATTATGACCCACAGTATGGGATAACAGGCTTGGAAAACCTGTATGACAGCTATTTGTCCAGCAATATATCGGCATCCCTGCTGGCGTGGATTGGAAACGGATTCAAAGAGGTTAATAAAAAAGGTGATGACGTTTACAGTACTCTTGACTACCAACTTCAAAAAACGGCCTATGATGCCCTTGGTTCATCCAAGGGGTCTGTAGTGGTACTCAAGGTTGATACCGGAGAAATACTTGCAATAGTATCGAAACCTTCATACGATCCTAACAACCTTAACAAGAATTGGGAAACACTTGTGAAAAGTAAAAACGTTCCACTGCTTAACAGGTCAGTTTCAGGGCTGTACCCACCGGGTTCAACCTTCAAGGTCGTAACGGCAGTAAGTGCTTTGGAGAATATAGAAGGTATAAAAAATGAGACCTTTAACGACAAAGGTAAGCTGAATCTTGGTGGAGGATATTCTCTCAGCAATGACCATGGGGAAGTTCTGGGTAAAATAAATCTTGAAACGGCTTTAGTAAAATCAAGTAATGTCTTTTTCGGAAACTTGGGTATAAGGCTGGAAAATGATTTATATAAAACGGCACAGGATTTCAGATTCAATAAAGATACACCTTCTGATGGCATTATAATTGATAAAAGCAGATTTCCAAAGTATAAGACTTATGAGAAGGGTAATATGGCGCAAAGCGGAATAGGGCAGGCAGAAGTACTTGCTACCCCGATACAAATGGCTCTTATAGCTCAAACAATTGCCAATGACGGAGTTATGCTGAAGCCTACATTAGTTAACAAAATTACCGATTACAACGGAAATACAATACAGAGTCTTAAATCGTCAGAGGTAGAACAGGTTACATCTGCGGAATATGCAAGTGATATAAGAAAGTATATGAGAGAGGTTGTATCAAAGGGAACAGGTACAAGGGCGCAGGTCAGTGGGATTCAGGTTGGCGGAAAAACGGGAACCGCTCAGCACATTGAAAGCAAAACCCCTCACAGCTGGTTTATCGGCTTTGCACCCTATAAAAATCCTCAGATAGCAATAGCAGTAATAGTTGAAGAAGGGGGCTACGGAGGAGTTGCAGCTGCCAGAATTTCACAGAAGGTTATGAGCAGGTATTTTCATAAATAA
- a CDS encoding YjfB family protein has translation MDVAAVSISMSQASLAQNVNIAVAKLAMNSMNQTGANLTKMMELSVNPGLGSNFDVSI, from the coding sequence ATGGATGTTGCAGCTGTTTCAATTTCAATGTCTCAGGCTTCATTAGCCCAAAATGTTAATATTGCCGTTGCTAAGCTGGCGATGAACAGTATGAACCAGACAGGTGCGAATTTGACGAAAATGATGGAGCTTAGCGTAAATCCGGGTTTGGGTAGTAATTTTGATGTTAGTATTTAA